Proteins encoded by one window of Lathyrus oleraceus cultivar Zhongwan6 chromosome 1, CAAS_Psat_ZW6_1.0, whole genome shotgun sequence:
- the LOC127100393 gene encoding uncharacterized protein LOC127100393 yields MKRIMRRRFVPSYYHRELHNKLQRLTQGSKSVEEYFKEMEVLKIRANVEEDDEATMARFLHGLNHDISDIVELHHYVEMDELVHQAIKVEQQLKRKSQARRNSTTFNSQSWKDKTKKEGASSSKEATVENKGKTITSSSSSVSTNKSVKCFKCQGQGHIASQCPTKRTMLMEENEEIVEEEDGDYDEEFEEEIPSGDLLMVRRMLGSQIKEEDTSQRENLFHTRCFVQGKVCSLIIDGGSCTNVASTRLVSKLKLETKPHPKPYKLQWLNESVEMLVNKQVEICFKIGKYEDVVLCDVVPMEASHLLLGRPWQFDRKANHDGYSNKYSFMYHDQKINLVPLNPSEEFKELFPEEVLSGLPPIRGIEHHIDLNPGASLPNRPAYRSNPQQTQEIQRQVAELISKGWVRESLSPYAVPIILVPKKDGSWRMCTDCRAINNITIKYRHPIPRLDDLLDEFKNLDDYCIHLKAVLQVLRYENLYANLEKCVFCTDHVIFLGFIVSSKGVHVDEEKVKAIREWPPPKNVSEVRSFHGLASFYRRFVKDFSTLAAPLNEIVKKDVGFKWGEKQEQAFAALKEKLTQAPVLALPNFSKSFEIECDASNVGIGAVLLQEGHPLAYFSEKLKGAALNYST; encoded by the exons ATGAAAAGAATCATGAGGAGAAGGTTTGTTCCTTCCTATTATCATAGGGAATTGCACAACAAATTGCAAAGGCTCACTCAAGGTTCTAAAAGTGTTGAAGAATATTTCAAGGAGATGGAAGTTCTCAAAATTAGAGCTAATGTAGAGGAGGACGATGAAGCAACTATGGCTAGGTTTCTCCATGGTCTAAATCATGACATTAGTGACATAGTGGAACTTCATCACTATGTTGAAATGGATGAATTGGTACACCAAGCTATCAAAGTGGAACAACAACTCAAAAGAAAGAGCCAAGCAAGGAGAAATTCCACCACTTTCAATTCTCAAAGTTGGAAGGACAAAACAAAGAAGGAAGGTGCTTCATCATCTAAGGAAGCCACGGTTGAAAACAAAGGTAAAACTATTACATCTTCTTCTTCAAGTGTTTCAACTAACAAAAGTGTTAAGTGTTTCAAGTGTCAAGGCCAAGGACATATTGCATCTCAATGTCCAACAAAGAGAACTATGCTTatggaagaaaatgaagaaattGTTGAAGAGGAGGATGGTGATTATGATGAGGAGTTTGAAGAAGAAATACCTAGTGGAGATTTACTCATGGTGAGAAGAATGTTGGGAAGCCAAATAAAGGAGGAGGATACAAGTCAAAGAGAAAACCTTTTTCATACAAGATGCTTTGTGCAAGGAAAGGTTTGTTCTTTAATAATTGATGGAGGAAGTTGTACAAATGTTGCAAGCACGCGTCTGGTTTCTAAACTAAAATTGGAAACAAAACCTCACCCTAAGCCTTACAAACTCCAATGGCTTAATGAAAGTGTAGAAATGCTTGTTAATAAACAAGTTGAGATTTGTTttaaaattggaaaatatgaGGATGTAGTGTTGTGTGATGTAGTACCAATGGAAGCTAGTCATTTGTTATTAGGAAGGCCTTGGCAATTTGATAGAAAAGCCAATCATGATGGATACTCCAATAAGTACTCTTTTATGTATCATGATCAAAAGATCAATCTTGTACCGTTAAATCCTAGTGAG GAATTTAAAGAATTGTTTCCGGAAGAGGTGCTAAGTGGTTTACCACCTATAAGAGGAATTGAACATCATATTGATCTCAATCCAGGAGCATCTTTGCCTAATAGGCCAGCATATAGAAGCAATCCACAACAAACTCAAGAGATACAAAGGCAAGTTGCTGAATTGATAAGTAAAGGATGGGTAAGAGAAAGTTTAAGTCCTTATGCTGTCCCTATTATTCTAGTCCCTAAAAAGGATGGTAGTTGGAGGATGTGCACTGATTGTAGGGCCATTAACAATATTACCATTAAATATAGGCATCCTATTCCTAGACTAGATGATTTGCTTGATGAATT CAAGAACTTAGAtgattattgcattcatttaaAGGCTGTTTTGCAAGTGCTAAGATATGAAAATTTGTATGCCAACCTAGAAAAATGTGTCTTTTGCACCGATCATGTGATTTTCTTAGGTTTCATTGTAAGCTCTAAAGGAGTCCACGTTGATGAGGAAAAGGTGAAAGCCATTCGAGAGTGGCCTCCTCCCAAAAATGTAAGTGAGGTAAGAAGCTTTCATGGTTTGGCTAGTTTTTATAGGAGGTTTGTGAAGGACTTTAGTACCTTGGCAGCACCCCTCAATGAAATTGTTAAAAAGGATGTTGGTTTTAAATGGGGTGAAAAACAAGAGCAAGCCTTTGCTGCCCTAAAGGAAAAGCTCACCCAAGCACCAGTTCTTGCATTGCCTAATTTTTCTAaatcttttgaaattgaatgCGATGCATCTAATGTGGGAATTGGAGCTGTTTTGTTGCAGGAAGGTCATCCACTTGCTTATTTTAGTGAAAAGCTAAAAGGGGCTGCCCTTAATTATTCTACATAG